In a genomic window of Candidatus Poribacteria bacterium:
- a CDS encoding class I SAM-dependent methyltransferase: protein MPNYFHSAQAILETRERMREFYETSETYKGLLSAHDETYLRHYVELVIRYAPPRSKILDLGCGNGISARLLNQADFDVIGTDISPLFLEEARAWENSKLRYRVCDVMELPFESDSFDVICSNELVEHLPDVETALTEMMRVVCRGGRIVISGPNLCSPIIPFFDWLNLMFGRPGRPVWGETKRQALQQFIRNCRLYVQKRLLTPPTVAPNFIYREPDLQADAIGGDADSAYYASPIDLAQFFRSHGCTIVKKAVGFGIKGRIIAGAFPYLSPYITMVVEK, encoded by the coding sequence ATGCCAAACTATTTTCATAGCGCGCAAGCAATACTGGAAACACGAGAGCGGATGCGTGAGTTCTACGAAACATCCGAGACCTATAAAGGGCTTCTATCTGCACACGATGAAACCTATCTCCGACACTACGTAGAACTGGTGATCCGTTATGCACCGCCCCGTTCCAAAATTCTTGACCTTGGATGTGGGAACGGCATTTCAGCGCGGCTGCTCAATCAGGCGGATTTTGATGTCATCGGCACCGACATCTCTCCGCTTTTTCTCGAAGAGGCGCGAGCATGGGAAAATTCGAAACTTCGCTATCGGGTGTGCGATGTGATGGAACTCCCTTTTGAAAGCGATTCCTTTGATGTTATCTGTTCAAACGAATTGGTTGAACATCTACCTGACGTAGAAACGGCGTTAACCGAAATGATGCGCGTTGTATGCAGGGGCGGGAGAATTGTGATCTCGGGACCAAATCTCTGTTCACCCATCATCCCGTTCTTTGATTGGCTGAACCTGATGTTTGGCAGACCCGGCAGACCCGTTTGGGGTGAAACGAAACGACAAGCGTTGCAGCAGTTTATACGCAACTGCAGGCTCTATGTCCAGAAGCGGCTCTTGACACCTCCGACAGTGGCACCGAACTTCATTTACCGTGAACCCGATTTACAGGCGGATGCCATCGGTGGAGATGCAGACAGTGCCTATTATGCCAGCCCTATTGATCTCGCTCAATTTTTTCGGTCGCACGGGTGCACGATCGTCAAGAAAGCCGTTGGCTTCGGGATAAAAGGTAGAATTATCGCAGGTGCGTTTCCTTACCTGAGTCCTTATATCACCATGGTCGTCGAAAAATGA
- a CDS encoding methyltransferase domain-containing protein, producing the protein MNIRPDDFVLEIGSGHNPKARSDVLCDKFIADDEQRGGVIVADRPIVEADGQFLPFVDQAFDYVICSHVLEHVEDPERLIAELERVARRGYIETPSEIGERIYGWHYHNWVVNLVDDCLMLRRNEGQSQFGQLFHRLVATDKHWKRFHLTHHNLFLVQYEWEDKINYEILPDQEPALNLECPDTLERLIASGNGTSEQNEWLLLLKSVIPRRIVSQAKSLLVRSKNRQTKTLHEILVCPQCKGEITWEKQRLHCEVCERHYPIIDGIPRFTF; encoded by the coding sequence ATGAACATTCGTCCAGACGATTTTGTCTTAGAGATAGGGAGCGGTCACAATCCGAAAGCACGCTCGGATGTCTTATGTGATAAATTTATAGCGGATGACGAGCAGCGCGGCGGTGTCATCGTCGCCGACCGCCCGATTGTGGAAGCGGATGGGCAGTTTCTGCCGTTCGTTGACCAGGCATTTGACTATGTTATCTGCTCACATGTATTAGAGCACGTCGAAGACCCCGAGCGACTCATTGCCGAATTAGAGCGCGTCGCACGCCGTGGATATATTGAAACCCCGTCTGAAATAGGAGAACGCATTTACGGGTGGCACTATCACAACTGGGTCGTCAACTTGGTCGATGACTGTCTGATGCTGCGGCGGAATGAAGGACAGTCGCAATTCGGGCAGCTCTTCCATAGGTTAGTGGCGACGGACAAACACTGGAAACGGTTTCATCTTACGCACCATAACCTCTTCCTGGTCCAGTACGAATGGGAGGATAAAATCAACTACGAGATACTCCCAGATCAGGAGCCGGCATTGAATTTAGAATGCCCAGATACCCTTGAGAGGCTCATCGCGTCGGGCAATGGCACTTCGGAACAAAATGAATGGCTGCTACTTCTTAAAAGCGTAATCCCGCGGCGCATCGTCTCTCAGGCGAAATCGCTGTTGGTAAGAAGCAAAAACCGTCAGACAAAAACGTTGCACGAGATTCTCGTTTGTCCGCAGTGTAAAGGTGAAATTACATGGGAAAAACAACGGCTCCACTGCGAAGTATGTGAACGGCACTATCCAATTATTGACGGAATTCCGAGATTCACTTTTTAA
- a CDS encoding cupin domain-containing protein, translated as MNGKFIASANIERDELDWGTIGWLSRPESTGAKDIVAMEVSLSPGYGHDFHKHPDQEEVIYVIEGSVEQWLEDKKQTLNAGDSVFIPADMVHASFNVSSASAKLFVTLSPSKGAEGYQLIDVYDQAPWNTLRS; from the coding sequence ATGAACGGGAAATTTATTGCATCCGCGAACATAGAACGAGACGAACTCGACTGGGGAACAATCGGTTGGCTCAGTCGTCCAGAAAGCACAGGCGCGAAAGACATTGTCGCCATGGAAGTCAGCCTCTCTCCCGGATATGGACACGATTTCCATAAACACCCAGACCAAGAAGAGGTTATCTACGTCATAGAAGGCAGCGTCGAACAGTGGCTTGAGGATAAGAAGCAGACACTCAACGCAGGGGATTCTGTATTTATCCCAGCGGACATGGTCCACGCCTCTTTTAACGTCTCTTCTGCGTCAGCGAAATTATTTGTTACCCTCAGCCCCAGCAAAGGCGCAGAGGGGTATCAACTCATCGATGTTTACGATCAGGCACCGTGGAATACGCTCCGCTCCTAA